Genomic segment of Myxococcus stipitatus:
GCGCACGCACGGCGACGAGGTCCTCGCCATCCTCCGCGAGCAGCAGGAGAAGTCGCGCAACGGGGAGCTGCAGCCGGAGCGCGAGAACAAGGGCCCCAAGGACTCCAACCGCCGCAAGCGCGAGGACGCCCTCAAGGCCTTCCGCGTGGAGAAGGCCGCCGAGCGCAAGGTGACGCCCAGCGTGATTCTCACCAATCCGCTGATGGACGCACTGCTGTCGCAGCCGCCGAAAGACCTGGAGGAGCTGGGCCGGGTGCCGTACCTGGGTGACAAGCGACTGAAGCTCTACGGACCCGCCATCCTCGAGCTGCTCGCCGCGTTCCCCGTCGTCGGCGGCTGAAGCTACCGTCGCGGCGGCGACGGTGGTGGAATGGCCAAGGTCTCGAGTCGCCCGAAGCGGGGCGGACGGAGCTTCCCTGATGCGGTTCGGTCACCTTGGCGCGGCCCTCAGCCTCCTGCTCACGTGCCTCCTCGGGGGGTGCGCGGGAGGTCCCCGCGAAGCCCCAAGGCCCGCCGCGTCCGAACGACCACGCGCGCGCGCCGTCCCGCCTCCCGCCGAGGACCCTCGCGTGCTCACGCCTCCGGGCCTGCGGCTGGAGGGGAGCGTGCGCCCCACGCGGCAGGCGGTGATGCTGGAGGTGGACCCGCGCCAGGAGCAGTTCCGGGGCACCGTGGACGTGGAGCTGTCGCTGTCCGAGCGCACGCGCGCCCTGTGGCTGCATGGCACGGAGCTGACGGTGTCGAGCGCCCACGTGAGGGTGGGCGGGACCCGCGTCTCCGTCGAGACCCTGCCCGTGGGCGAGGACCTGCTCGCCTTCCTCCCGCGCGAGCCCCTGGCGCCGGGCGTCGCCACGCTGCACGTCGAGTACTCGGGCCGCGCGAAGGCCCGGGAGGACAGCGGCGTCTTCCGCGAGGAGGAGAACGGCCGCTGGTACGCGATGACGCAGTTCCAGCCGCTGTATGCGCGGCGCGCGTTTCCGTGCTTCGACGAGCCCGGCTTCAAGATTCCCTTCGAGCTCACCTTGCGCGTGCGCGCGGAGGACTCCGCCTTCGCCAACACGCCCGTGCGCTCCGAGAAGACGGACGCGGAGGGCTGGAAGACGGTGCGCTTCCAGCCGACGCCCGCGCTGCCCACGTACCTGGTGGCCTTCGCGGTGGGCCCCTTCGACGTGGTGGACGCGGGCAAGGCCGGCAAGAACCAGGTGCCCGTCCGCATGATTGTGTCCAAGGGCCGCGGGGCGGAGAGCCGGTGGGCGGCCGATGTCACCGGGCCGTTGCTCGTCGAGCTGGAGGAGTGGTTCGGCTCGCCGTACCCGTACGCGAAGCTGGATGTGCTCGCGCTGCCAGGCCATCAGGGCGGAGCGATGGAGCACCCGGGCCTCATCACCTTCGCCGGGGGGTTGATGCTCAGCACGCCCCAGGACGACTCCGTGGCGCGGCAGCGCGTCTTCACGGAGACGCAGGCGCACGAGCTGGCGCACCAGTGGTTCGGCAACCTGGTGACCCCCGCGTGGTGGGATGACCTCTGGCTCAACGAGTCCTTCGCGGACTGGCTCGCCTTCAAGGTGGTGACGCGCTGGCGCCCCGAGTGGCGAGGCGACCTGCGCCGCGTGGAGGCGCGAGGTGCGTCCATGCGCGAGGACTGGCTCGTCAGCGCGCGCAGCATCCGCCAGCCCATCGAAGTCTCGGGTGACATCCACAGCGCCTTCGACGGCATCACCTACGGCAAGGGCGCGGCCGTGCTCGCGATGTTCGAGTCCTGGCTGGGCCCCGAGGTCTTCCAGCGCGGCGTGCGCGACTACCTCCGGACCCACGCGCGCGGCACCGCCACCACCGAGGACTTCATCCAGGCGCTGTCCCGGGCCGCGGGCCAGGCGGTGTCGCCCGCGTTCTCCTCGTTCCTGGACCAGCCCGGTGTCCCGCTCGTCTCCATGACGCTGGAGTGCCCCAAGGACGGCGCGCCTCGGCTCTCACTGGAGCAGCGGCGCTATCTGCCGCTGGGCGCGTCCGACAAGGCCCCCGACTCCAAGCCCTGGCACGTGCCGCTGTGCGTGCGCTACGCGGTGGGCGACGTGGAGGGCCGCGCCTGCACCGTGCTCACCGAGCCGTCAGGCACCCTGACGCTGACGGAGGCCCGGCGGTGCCCGGACTGGGTCCACCCCAACGCGGATGCTCGCGGGTACTACCACGCGCTGGTGCGGGGCGACGGCCTGACGCGGCTCGCGACGAAGGGCGCCGCGCGGCTCAGCGTCCCCGAGCGGCTGGTGTTGATGGCGGATGCCCAGGCGCTGCTGTCCAGCGGCGCGCTGGACGTGAGCCAGGCGCTCACGCTGGTGACGCGGCTGGGGGAGGGCGACGCGAACCTGGTGATGGGCGCGGCGAGCGTGGTGGGCAGCGTGCACTCGGACCTGGTGCCGGAGGCGCTGCGCGCGCATCGCGCCCGCTTCGTGCGGGGACTCTTCGGCGAGCGAGCGCGCTCGGTGGGCTTCGTCTCGCGCCCTGGCGACAGCGAGGACCTGCGGCTGCTCAGGCCCACGCTGCTGGGCATCGTCGCCAACGAGGGAGCGGACCCCAAGCTGCGCGCCGAGGCCCGCCGTCTGGCCCTGCGCTGGCTGGAGAACCACGGCGCCCTGCAGTCGGAGGACGCGGCCATCGTCCTCCAGTCCGCGTCGGTGGCGGGGGACGCCTCCCTGCACAAGCAACTGAGGGACGCGGCGCGCGCCGCCGTCACCGAGTCGGAGCGAGGGCTCCTCTTCAACGCGCTGG
This window contains:
- a CDS encoding M1 family metallopeptidase, producing the protein MLTPPGLRLEGSVRPTRQAVMLEVDPRQEQFRGTVDVELSLSERTRALWLHGTELTVSSAHVRVGGTRVSVETLPVGEDLLAFLPREPLAPGVATLHVEYSGRAKAREDSGVFREEENGRWYAMTQFQPLYARRAFPCFDEPGFKIPFELTLRVRAEDSAFANTPVRSEKTDAEGWKTVRFQPTPALPTYLVAFAVGPFDVVDAGKAGKNQVPVRMIVSKGRGAESRWAADVTGPLLVELEEWFGSPYPYAKLDVLALPGHQGGAMEHPGLITFAGGLMLSTPQDDSVARQRVFTETQAHELAHQWFGNLVTPAWWDDLWLNESFADWLAFKVVTRWRPEWRGDLRRVEARGASMREDWLVSARSIRQPIEVSGDIHSAFDGITYGKGAAVLAMFESWLGPEVFQRGVRDYLRTHARGTATTEDFIQALSRAAGQAVSPAFSSFLDQPGVPLVSMTLECPKDGAPRLSLEQRRYLPLGASDKAPDSKPWHVPLCVRYAVGDVEGRACTVLTEPSGTLTLTEARRCPDWVHPNADARGYYHALVRGDGLTRLATKGAARLSVPERLVLMADAQALLSSGALDVSQALTLVTRLGEGDANLVMGAASVVGSVHSDLVPEALRAHRARFVRGLFGERARSVGFVSRPGDSEDLRLLRPTLLGIVANEGADPKLRAEARRLALRWLENHGALQSEDAAIVLQSASVAGDASLHKQLRDAARAAVTESERGLLFNALGSFRDASLARAGLELLLDSKVDAREALAILFGQLSDSSTRDVAFTFLRENFDTLRGRLPRDISTWLLSSGGVFCDAGHREEAVRFFGPRAADFEGGERALAQSLERVDQCIAQREALRPSLTRFLARY